One window from the genome of Rufibacter tibetensis encodes:
- a CDS encoding cold-shock protein: MNNGKVKFFNSEKGFGFIKDSNSNQEYFVHVSGLVDEIRENDEVTFELKEGKKGLNAVNVRLA, encoded by the coding sequence ATGAACAACGGTAAAGTAAAATTCTTTAACTCCGAAAAAGGCTTCGGTTTCATTAAAGACAGCAATTCAAACCAGGAGTATTTCGTACACGTTTCTGGTCTTGTAGACGAAATCAGAGAGAACGACGAGGTTACCTTTGAACTGAAAGAAGGCAAAAAAGGGCTAAACGCGGTAAACGTAAGACTCGCTTAG